In the genome of Monodelphis domestica isolate mMonDom1 chromosome 2, mMonDom1.pri, whole genome shotgun sequence, one region contains:
- the CHD3 gene encoding chromodomain-helicase-DNA-binding protein 3 isoform X5, which yields MASPLRDEEEEEEEMVVSEEEEEEEEEEGEEEVEAADEDDEEEDDEGVVGRGPPGHDRGRGRHSPPSCHLFPPPPPPPLPPPPPPPDDDEIGLPPSALGVKKRKRGPRKQKENKPGKPRKRKKLDSEEEFGSERDEYREKSESGGSEYGTGPGRKRRRKHREKKEKKTKRRKRGEGDGGQKVEQKSSATLLLTWGLEDVEHVFSEEDYHTLTNYKAFSQFMRPLIAKKNPKIPMSKMMTILGAKWREFSANNPFKGSAAAVAAAAAAAAAAVAEQVSSAVSSVTSTAPPGPPPPPADLQPPPIRRAKTKEGKGPGHKRRSKSPRVPDGRKKLRGKKMAPLKIKLGLLGGKRKKGGSYVFQSDEGPEPEAEESDLESGSIHSASGRPDGTTRTKKLKRGRPGRKKKKVAGEEEVDGYETDHQDYCEVCQQGGEIILCDTCPRAYHLVCLDPELDRAPEGKWSCPHCEKEGVQWEAKEEEEEYEEEGEEEGEKEEEDDHMEYCRVCKDGGELLCCDACISSYHIHCLNPPLPDIPNGEWLCPRCTCPVLKGRVQKILYWRWGEPPVAAPTPQLAEGSPDIQVPRPLQGRSEREFFVKWVGLSYWHCSWAKELQLEIFHLVMYRNYQRKNDMDEPPPLDYGSGEDDGKSDKRKSKDPHYAEMEEKFYRFGIKPEWMTVHRIINHSMDKKGNYHYLVKWRDLPYDQSTWEEDEMNIPEYDAHKNSYWRHRELIMGEDPAQPRKYKKKKKELQGDGPPTSPTNDPTVKYENQPRFITATGGTLHLYQLEGLNWLRFSWAQGTDTILADEMGLGKTIQTIVFLYSLYKEGHTKGPFLVSAPLSTIINWEREFQMWAPKFYVVTYTGDKDSRAIIRENEFSFEDNAIKGGKKAFKMRREAQVKFHVLLTSYELITIDQAALGSIRWACLVVDEAHRLKNNQSKFFRVLNGYKIDHKLLLTGTPLQNNLEELFHLLNFLTPERFNNLEGFLEEFADISKEDQIKKLHDLLGPHMLRRLKADVFKNMPAKTELIVRVELSPMQKKYYKYILTRNFEALNSRGGGNQVSLLNIMMDLKKCCNHPYLFPVAAMESPKLPSGAYEGGALIKSSGKLMLLQKMLRKLKEQGHRVLIFSQMTKMLDLLEDFLDYEGYKYERIDGGITGALRQEAIDRFNAPGAQQFCFLLSTRAGGLGINLATADTVIIFDSDWNPHNDIQAFSRAHRIGQANKVMIYRFVTRASVEERITQVAKRKMMLTHLVVRPGLGSKAGSMSKQELDDILKFGTEELFKDENEGENKEEDSSVIHYDNEAIARLLDRNQDATEDTDVQNMNEYLSSFKVAQYVVREEDKIEEIEREIIKQEENVDPDYWEKLLRHHYEQQQEDLARNLGKGKRVRKQVNYNDAAQEDQDNQSEYSVGSEEEDEDFDERPEGRRQSKRQLRNEKDKPLPPLLARVGGNIEVLGFNTRQRKAFLNAVMRWGMPPQDAFTSQWLVRDLRGKTEKEFKAYVSLFMRHLCEPGADGSETFADGVPREGLSRQQVLTRIGVMSLVKKKVQEFEHINGRWSMPELMPDPSADSKRSSRASSPTKTSPTTPEASAANSPCTSKPATPTPSEKGDETRTPPEKDEADNSEEKLDKDKKGGEKMEAEPDAPSPAPSPGEPRRILLGDEESGVPGELEAESGSRGDKEKPEEHKGERESRLGPSRDESRSNGRREEKSEKPRFMFNIADGGFTELHTLWQNEERAAISSGKLNEIWHRRHDYWLLAGIVLHGYARWQDIQNDAQFAIINEPFKTEANKGNFLEMKNKFLARRFKLLEQALVIEEQLRRAAYLNLSQEPAHPAMALHARFAEAECLAESHQHLSKESLAGNKPANAVLHKGKGRGGPARGRAHNAASEPAGGAAERHESRCDPPSNHPVQNPTHRSPTTDVRAKHSQPSGQQGYRALSHTGLSSGSLRHTTGVRSSLQLSNTRRGPGRRRRQLQPDARRVLHHSRSQRPARVGEEGEGGGNGVRRAGSEGAQGWGGDLYRRLKGPQPCHSPRPRGRPPAHIPPLGIAANPPPSPPPGPPSG from the exons ATGGCTTCCCCTCTGagggacgaggaggaggaggaggaggagatggtagtgtctgaggaggaagaagaggaggaggaagaagagggcgAAGAGGAGGTGGAGGCGGCGGATGAGGACGACGAAGAGGAAGACGACGAGGGAGTTGTCGGACGCGGGCCACCGGGGCACGACCGAGGCCGCGGCCGCCACAGTCCCCCCAGCTGCCACCTCTTCCCGCCACCGCCCCCGCCCCCGCTGCCGCCCCCGCCCCCACCGCCAG acgaTGATGAGATTGGGCTCCCGCCTTCAGCTCTAGgagtgaagaagagaaaaagaggaccCAGAAAGCAGAAGGAGAACAAGCCAGGGAAACCACGGAAACGAAAGAAGCTT GACAGCGAAGAAGAATTTGGCTCTGAACGTGATGAATATAGGGAAAAGTCAGAGAGTGGAGGCAGCGAGTATGGGACTGGACCAGGCCGGAAAAGACGACGGAAGCACcgtgagaagaaggaaaagaagacaaaacgtcggaaaaggggggagggagatggaggacaaaaG GTTGAACAGAAGTCATCAGCCACACTGCTCCTAACATGGGGTTTGGAGGATGTAGAACATGTATTCTCTGAGGAGGATTATCATACACTAACTAACTACAAGGCCTTCAGCCAGTTCATGAG GCCTCTAATTGCTAAGAAGAATCCCAAGATTCCAATGTCTAAGATGATGACAATCCTAGGGGCTAAGTGGCGAGAATTCAGTGCCAACAACCCTTTTAAAGGTTCAGCAGCAGCAGTGgcagctgcagcagcagcagctgcggCAGCTGTAGCTGAGCAGGTATCATCGGCTGTTTCATCTGTCACCAGTACAGCTCCTCCAGGGCCTCCACCACCTCCTGCTGATCTCCAGCCTCCACCTATCCGAAGAGCCAAAACCAAAGAAGGCAAAG GGCCTGGCCACAAAAGGCGAAGTAAGAGCCCCCGAGTGCCTGATGGCCGAAAGAAGCTTCGGGGAAAGAAGATGGCACCACTCAAAATCAAACTTGGGTTACTGggtggaaagaggaagaagggaggctcA TATGTTTTCCAGAGTGATGAAGGCCCTGAGCCTGAAGCTGAGGAGTCTGACCTAGAGAGTGGCAGTATCCACAGTGCCTCAGGCCGGCCTGATGGCACCACCCGAACCAAGAAACTGAAGCGAGGCCGgccaggaaggaagaagaagaagg TGGCTGGGGAGGAGGAAGTTGATGGCTATGAGACGGATCACCAGGATTACTGTGAGGTGTGCCAGCAGGGCGGGGAGATCATTCTGTGTGACACCTGCCCTCGTGCTTACCACCTTGTCTGCCTTGATCCTGAGCTCGACAGAGCTCCTGAGGGCAAGTGGAGCTGCCCCCATTGT GAAAAGGAGGGAGTACAATGGGAAgccaaggaagaagaagaggaatatgaagaagaaggagaggaagaaggggagaaagaggaagaagatgatcACATGGAGTATTGCCGAGTATGCAAGGATGGAGGGGAGCTACTCTGTTGTGATGCCTGTATCTCCTCTTACCACATCCATTGCCTGAATCCTCCATTGCCAGACATTCCCAATGGTGAATGGCTATGTCCCCGATGCACT TGCCCTGTGCTAAAGGGCCGAGTGCAGAAGATCTTGTATTGGAGGTGGGGAGAGCCCCCTGTGGCAGCCCCAACTCCTCAACTGGCTGAGGGGTCACCTGATATCCAAGTTCCTCGTCCTCTGCAAGGCCGATCTGAGCGAGAGTTCTTCGTCAAGTGGGTTGGATTGTCCTACTGGCACTGCTCATGGGCCAAGGAGCTTCAG CTGGAGATCTTTCACTTGGTGATGTATCGAAACTACCAGCGAAAGAATGATATGGATGAGCCTCCACCACTGGACTATGGCTCTGGTGAAGATGATGGGAAAAGTGACAAGCGCAAGAGCAAAGACCCACACTATGCTGAGATGGAGGAAAAGTTCTACCGATTCGGCATCAAACCAGAGTGGATGACTGTTCACAGAATCATCAATCACAG TATGGACAAGAAGGGAAACTACCACTACTTGGTAAAATGGAGAGACTTGCCATATGACCAATCAACTTGGGAGGAAGATGAAATGAACATTCCTGAATATGATGCCCACAAAAACAGCTACTGGAGGCACCG gGAGTTAATCATGGGGGAGGACCCTGCTCAGCCtcgaaaatataagaaaaagaaaaaggagcttCAGGGAGATGGCCCTCCTACCTCTCCCACCAATGAT CCTACAGTGAAGTATGAGAACCAGCCACGGTTCATCACAGCCACAGGGGGCACGCTACACCTATACCAGCTGGAAGGGCTAAATTGGCTACGATTTTCATGGGCACAGGGCACTGACACCATTCTTGCTGATGAGATGGGCCTGGGCAAGACCATTCAAACCATCGTCTTCCTTTACTCCCTTTATAAGGAG ggtcacacaaaaggTCCATTCCTGGTGAGTGCTCCACTCTCAACCATCATTAATTGGGAACGTGAATTCCAGATGTGGGCTCCCAAGTTCTATGTGGTGACATATACTGGGGACAAGGATAGCCGTGCCATCATCCGAGAAAATGAATTCTCCTTTGAAGATAATGCTATCAAGGGTGGCAAAAAGGCCTTTAAAATGAGG AGGGAAGCACAGGTGAAGTTCCATGTTCTGCTGACATCATATGAATTGATCACTATTGACCAAGCAGCACTTGGCTCCATTCGTTGGGCCTGTCTTGTGGTGGATGAGGCCCACCGGCTCAAGAATAACCAGTCCAAG TTCTTTAGGGTGCTGAATGGCTACAAGATTGATCATAAGTTGCTGCTGACAGGGACCCCACTTCAGAACAATCTTGAGGAGCTCTTCCATCTGCTTAACTTCCTTACGCCAGAAAGGTTTAA CAATTTAGAAGGTTTTCTGGAGGAGTTTGCTGACATATCCAAAGAGGACCAAATCAAAAAACTACATGACCTATTGGGGCCACACATGCTTCGGAGGCTCAAGGCTGATGTCTTCAAGAACATGCCAGCCAAGACAGAGCTCATTGTTAGGGTGGAGCTCAGCCCCATGCAGAA gaaatattacaaatatatccTGACTCGAAATTTTGAGGCATTGAATTCTCGTGGTGGTGGAAACCAAGTGTCACTCCTCAACATCATGATGGATCTGAAGAAGTGCTGCAACCACCCCTACCTCTTCCCTGTGGCTGCTATG GAGTCCCCAAAACTTCCTAGTGGGGCATATGAGGGTGGAGCTCTTATCAAGTCCTCAGGGAAGCTTATGCTGTTACAAAAGATGCTTCGGAAATTGAAGGAACAAGGGCATCGAGTGCTCATTTTCTCCCAG ATGACCAAGATGTTGGATTTATTAGAGGACTTCCTAGATTATGAGGGCTACAAATACGAACGGATTGATGGAGGCATCACTGGAGCACTAAGGCAGGAAGCTATTGACCGATTCAATG CCCCTGGGGCCCAACAATTCTGCTTTCTTCTGTCTACTCGAGCTGGAGGCTTAGGCATCAATCTAGCCACGGCTGATACTGTTATCATCTTCGACTCTGATTGGAATCCCCACAATGATATCCAG GCCTTCAGCAGAGCTCACCGGATTGGTCAAGCCAACAAAGTAATGATTTACCGGTTTGTGACAAGAGCGTCAGTAGAGGAGCGGATTACCCAGGTGGCCAAAAGGAAGATGATGCTGACACACCTGGTTGTAAGGCCTGGGTTAGGCTCTAAGGCAGGTTCAATGTCTAAGCAAGAGCTTGATGATATCCTCAAATTTGGCACAGAAGAGCTGTTTAAGGATGAAAATGAGG GAGAAAACAAGGAAGAAGATAGTAGTGTAATCCACTATGACAATGAGGCCATTGCCCGGCTCCTAGACCGGAACCAGGATGCAACTGAAGACACAGATGTGCAGAACATGAATGAGTATCTGAGCTCTTTCAAAGTGGCACAGTATGTGGTTCGGGAAGAGGACAAG ATcgaggagatagagagagagatcatcAAGCAGGAGGAAAATGTGGACCCTGACTACTGGGAAAAGTTACTGAGACATCACTATGAGCAGCAACAGGAGGACCTAGCCCGAAACCTTGGCAAGGGTAAACGTGTTCGAAAACAAGTCAACTATAATGATGCTGCACAAGAAGACCAAG ACAACCAGTCCGAATATTCAGTGGGATCAGAAGAAGAGGATGAGGACTTTGATGAGCGACCTGAAG GGCGCCGTCAGTCTAAGAGGCAACTACGTAATGAGAAAGATAAGCCCCTCCCTCCACTGTTAGCTCGAGTTGGGGGCAACATTGAG GTGCTGGGGTTCAATACCCGACAGCGGAAGGCCTTCCTGAATGCAGTGATGCGTTGGGGGATGCCACCACAGGATGCCTTCACTTCTCAGTGGCTAGTACGGGACCTGAGGGGCAAAACAGAAAAGGAGTTCAA GGCCTATGTGTCTTTGTTCATGCGACATCTCTGTGAGCCTGGGGCAGATGGCTCTGAAACCTTTGCTGATGGTGTTCCCAGGGAGGGGCTGAGCCGACAGCAGGTGTTAACCCGAATTGGAGTCATGTCTCTTGTTAAGAAGAAG GTGCAGGAGTTTGAACATATCAATGGCCGATGGTCAATGCCAGAGTTGATGCCTGACCCTAGTGCTGACTCTAAGCGTTCATCCCGAGCCTCTTCCCCTACCAAAACATCTCCAACCACCCCTGAGGCTTCTGCAGCCAATAGTCCCTGCACATCCAAACCTG CCACTCCAACTCCAAGTGAAAAAGGGGATGAGACAAGGACACCTCCTGAAAAGGATGAAGCTGACAATTCAGAAGAGAAGCtagataaagacaaaaaaggaggggagaagatGGAGGCAGAG CCTGATGCCCCCAGCCCTGCTCCTTCACCAGGAGAACCAAGGAGGATACTTCTAGGGGATGAAGAGTCTGGGGTCCCTGGAGAGTTAGAAGCTGAATCAGGTAGCCGAGGAGACAAGGAGAAACCAG AAGAGCATAAGGGGGAGAGGGAATCACGATTAGGGCCATCCCGAGATGAATCCCGGTCCAATGGACGTCgagaagagaaatcagaaaaaccACGGTTCATGTTTAACATTGCAGATGGTGGCTTTACAG AGCTGCATACCCTGTGGCAAAATGAGGAACGGGCAGCTATCTCCTCTGGTAAACTCAATGAGATTTGGCACCGGAGGCATGACTACTGGCTGCTGGCTGGAATCGTCCT CCATGGCTATGCTCGGTGGCAGGACATCCAAAATGATGCCCAGTTTGCCATCATTAACGAGCCATttaaaactgaggccaacaagggaAACTTCCTGGAGATGAAAAATAAGTTCCTAGCCCGGAGGTTCAAG CTCCTGGAGCAGGCGCTGGTGATCGAGGAGCAGCTTCGGCGGGCGGCCTACCTGAACCTGTCACAGGAGCCGGCGCATCCCGCCATGGCCCTCCACGCCCGCTTCGCCGAGGCCGAGTGCCTGGCCGAGAGCCACCAGCACCTCTCCAAGGAGTCGCTGGCGGGGAACAAGCCGGCCAACGCAGTCCTGCACAAGGGTAAGGGCCGCGGCGGCCCCGCGCGGGGGAGGGCCCACAACGCTGC TTCTGAACCAGCTGGAGGAGCTGCTGAGCGACATGAAAGCAGATGTGACCCGCCTTCCAACCACCCTGTCCAGAATCCCACCCATCGCAGCCCGACTACAGATGTCCGAGCGAAGCATTCTCAGCCGTCTGGCCAGCAAGGGTACAGAGCCCTATCCCACACCG GCCTTTCCTCCGGGTCCCTACGCCACACCACTGGGGTACGGAGCAGCCTTCAGCTCAGCAACACCCGCAGGGGTCCTGGCCGGCGGCGGCGCCAATTACAGCCAGATGCCCGCAGGGTCCTTCATCACAG CCGCAGCCAACGGCCCGCCCGTGTTggtgaagaaggagaaggagggggcAATGGTGTCCGACGGGCAGGATCGGAAGGAGCCCAGGGCTGGGGAGGTGATCTGTATAGACGACTGAAAGGGCCCCAGCCCTGCCACTCACCCCGTCCCAGGGGCCGTCCTCCAGCCCACATCCCACCCCTGGGGATTGCTGCCAATCCTCCACCTTCCCCACCCCCTGGGCCACCATCAGGATAG